The following are encoded together in the Archocentrus centrarchus isolate MPI-CPG fArcCen1 chromosome 23, fArcCen1, whole genome shotgun sequence genome:
- the LOC115773597 gene encoding uncharacterized protein LOC115773597 isoform X1 has protein sequence MTSERIVIHDPLSHPNGLSDGPTSASDVENMEETVEFRVMMAYATRRRRQLNKKDDSNAQTSPAAKSGEDDADGDVKTPSNTLIHDENKENRKKGAKKKKKKVLKHLSKFFSCTRSQTKDEEVEEQQLPQDPAGDVSDRCFHSTDEPEKKDEEEEKAEEVALRLTELADEIRLTPPEIETDGEGDELEKIIGLLLRDTGDRWNEKVLKDVDIKAELFWDYSFFWRLINTFLTRVGLRTSNPNSPGPQASPKTQMAVMCEVTARLSSVETLPANRLLNHGARYMQDNFSSWVQEQGGYEAAFEETEEVD, from the exons ATGACAAGTGAACGCATCGTAATCCACGACCCCTTGTCCCACCCTAACGGCCTCTCTGATGGCCCCACATCAGCCTCGGACGTGGAGAACATGGAGGAAACGGTGGAGTTCAGAGTCATGATGGCCTAcgcgacgaggaggaggagacaaCTGAACAAGAAGGATGACTCAAACGCACAGACAAGCCCGGCTGCAAAAAGTGGTGAAGACGATGCAGATGGAGATGTGAAAACTCCATCAAACACACTGATCCACGATGAGaacaaggaaaacaggaagaagggggcgaagaagaagaagaagaaggtactgaaacacctgtcaaaATTTTTCAGCTGCACCAGGTCTCAGACTAAGGATGAAGAAGTCGAAGAGCAGCAGCTACCGCAGGACCCGGCTGGTGACGTCAGCGACAGGTGTTTCCATTCTACAG ACGAGCCTGAAAAgaaggacgaggaggaggagaaggcgGAAGAGGTCGCATTAAGGCTGACGGAGCTTGCCGACGAGATCCGGTTAACTCCTCCAGAAATCGAGACTGATGGGGAAGGTG ATGAGTTGGAGAAGATAATTGGTCTGCTGCTGAGAGACACTGGAGACAGGTGGAACGAGAAG GTGCTGAAAGATGTCGACATAAAAGCAGAACTGTTCTGGGACTACAGTTTCTTTTGGAGGTTAATAAATACCTTCCTTACACGAGTGGGCCTCAGGACCTCCAACCCCAACTCTCCAGGGCCGCAGGCGTCGCCAAAAACACAGATGGCTGTTATGTGTGAG gtCACCGCTCGTCTGTCATCAGTGGAAACGTTGCCTGCAAACCGCCTGCTGAACCACGGAGCTCGATACATGCAGGATAATTTTTCATCCTGGGTGCAGGAACAAGGAGGATAT GAGGCAGCATTTGAGGAGACTGAGGAAGTCGACTGA
- the LOC115773597 gene encoding uncharacterized protein LOC115773597 isoform X2: MTSERIVIHDPLSHPNGLSDGPTSASDVENMEETVEFRVMMAYATRRRRQLNKKDDSNAQTSPAAKSGEDDADGDVKTPSNTLIHDENKENRKKGAKKKKKKVLKHLSKFFSCTRSQTKDEEVEEQQLPQDPAGDVSDRCFHSTDEPEKKDEEEEKAEEVALRLTELADEIRLTPPEIETDGEDELEKIIGLLLRDTGDRWNEKVLKDVDIKAELFWDYSFFWRLINTFLTRVGLRTSNPNSPGPQASPKTQMAVMCEVTARLSSVETLPANRLLNHGARYMQDNFSSWVQEQGGYEAAFEETEEVD, from the exons ATGACAAGTGAACGCATCGTAATCCACGACCCCTTGTCCCACCCTAACGGCCTCTCTGATGGCCCCACATCAGCCTCGGACGTGGAGAACATGGAGGAAACGGTGGAGTTCAGAGTCATGATGGCCTAcgcgacgaggaggaggagacaaCTGAACAAGAAGGATGACTCAAACGCACAGACAAGCCCGGCTGCAAAAAGTGGTGAAGACGATGCAGATGGAGATGTGAAAACTCCATCAAACACACTGATCCACGATGAGaacaaggaaaacaggaagaagggggcgaagaagaagaagaagaaggtactgaaacacctgtcaaaATTTTTCAGCTGCACCAGGTCTCAGACTAAGGATGAAGAAGTCGAAGAGCAGCAGCTACCGCAGGACCCGGCTGGTGACGTCAGCGACAGGTGTTTCCATTCTACAG ACGAGCCTGAAAAgaaggacgaggaggaggagaaggcgGAAGAGGTCGCATTAAGGCTGACGGAGCTTGCCGACGAGATCCGGTTAACTCCTCCAGAAATCGAGACTGATGGGGAAG ATGAGTTGGAGAAGATAATTGGTCTGCTGCTGAGAGACACTGGAGACAGGTGGAACGAGAAG GTGCTGAAAGATGTCGACATAAAAGCAGAACTGTTCTGGGACTACAGTTTCTTTTGGAGGTTAATAAATACCTTCCTTACACGAGTGGGCCTCAGGACCTCCAACCCCAACTCTCCAGGGCCGCAGGCGTCGCCAAAAACACAGATGGCTGTTATGTGTGAG gtCACCGCTCGTCTGTCATCAGTGGAAACGTTGCCTGCAAACCGCCTGCTGAACCACGGAGCTCGATACATGCAGGATAATTTTTCATCCTGGGTGCAGGAACAAGGAGGATAT GAGGCAGCATTTGAGGAGACTGAGGAAGTCGACTGA